A section of the Streptomyces sp. SCL15-4 genome encodes:
- a CDS encoding enolase C-terminal domain-like protein — protein MSDQPAVDAADTAVYTVPTDAPEADGTLAWDRTTLVLVTVRSGTTTGLGYTYAPAATAHLVRELLAGSVTGLSAYDVPRANERMCRAVRNAGLPGLAAQAIAAVDIALWDLKARLLGLPLVRLLGAARTDVPVYGSGGFTTYDAGRQERQLRGWAEEQGIPRVKIKIGESWGARQDRDLERVALARAAVGDTAELYVDANGGYTGGQAVRVAGALADQGVTWFEEPVSSDHLTVLAGIRNSIPLDVAAGEYGYTLPYFEHMLAAGAVDCLQADITRCGGITVWLRAAALAQARGIDVSGHCAPHAHAHAAAAVPNLRHLEWFHDHVRIERLLFDGVLDPAGGSVTPGADGEPGLGLTLARERAAPYRVE, from the coding sequence ATGAGCGACCAGCCGGCCGTAGACGCGGCCGACACCGCCGTCTACACCGTGCCCACCGACGCGCCCGAGGCGGACGGCACACTCGCCTGGGACAGGACCACCCTCGTCCTGGTCACCGTCCGCTCCGGCACCACCACCGGGCTCGGCTACACCTACGCGCCCGCCGCCACCGCCCACCTCGTGCGCGAACTGCTCGCCGGCAGCGTCACCGGCCTGTCCGCGTACGACGTGCCGCGCGCCAACGAGCGGATGTGCCGGGCCGTGCGCAACGCCGGACTGCCCGGCCTGGCCGCCCAGGCGATCGCCGCCGTCGACATCGCCCTGTGGGACCTCAAGGCCCGCCTGCTCGGCCTGCCCCTCGTCCGGCTGCTCGGCGCCGCCCGCACCGACGTGCCCGTCTACGGCAGCGGTGGCTTCACCACCTACGACGCCGGCCGGCAGGAACGCCAGCTGCGCGGCTGGGCCGAGGAACAGGGCATCCCCCGCGTCAAGATCAAGATCGGGGAGTCGTGGGGCGCGCGGCAGGACCGCGACCTCGAACGCGTCGCCCTGGCGCGGGCGGCCGTCGGCGACACGGCCGAGCTGTACGTGGACGCCAACGGCGGCTACACCGGCGGCCAGGCGGTACGGGTCGCGGGCGCGCTCGCCGACCAGGGCGTCACCTGGTTCGAGGAACCCGTCTCCTCCGACCACCTCACCGTCCTCGCCGGCATCCGAAACAGCATCCCCCTCGACGTGGCCGCCGGCGAATACGGCTACACCCTGCCGTACTTCGAGCACATGCTGGCCGCCGGAGCCGTCGACTGCCTCCAGGCCGACATCACCCGGTGCGGCGGCATCACCGTCTGGCTGCGCGCCGCCGCGCTCGCCCAGGCGCGCGGGATCGACGTCTCCGGTCACTGCGCGCCCCACGCCCACGCGCACGCTGCCGCCGCCGTGCCCAACCTGCGCCATCTGGAGTGGTTCCACGACCACGTCCGCATCGAACGCCTCCTGTTCGACGGCGTCCTCGATCCGGCCGGCGGCAGCGTCACACCGGGCGCCGACGGGGAACCCGGACTCGGCCTCACGCTCGCCCGGGAGCGCGCGGCGCCGTACCGGGTGGAGTGA
- a CDS encoding bifunctional 5,10-methylenetetrahydrofolate dehydrogenase/5,10-methenyltetrahydrofolate cyclohydrolase: MTRTQAARLMDGTALARRIVEETARRAADLTGRTGTAPCLATVLVGEDPASVTYVRMKQNRCRKAGITSRHVALPATTTTDGLVGTLRELSADPGVHGILLQHPVGDHIDERAAFEAIAPEKDVDGVTFASFATMSFGLPGFVSCTPGGIVRLLDEYGVDPAGKRAVVVGRSAILGKPVGMLLLARDATVTYCHSRTRDLSAAVREADIVVAAVGRPRLIRGQDVKPGAVVIDAGYNPGNVGDVDFDSAVERASLITPVPGGVGPMTIATLLEQTVTAAARQLGA, translated from the coding sequence ATGACCCGGACCCAGGCCGCCCGTCTGATGGACGGCACCGCGCTCGCCCGCCGCATCGTGGAGGAGACCGCGCGCCGGGCCGCCGATCTCACCGGCCGCACCGGCACCGCGCCGTGTCTCGCGACCGTGCTGGTCGGTGAGGACCCGGCGTCCGTGACCTACGTCCGCATGAAGCAGAACCGCTGCCGCAAGGCCGGCATCACCTCCCGGCACGTCGCGCTGCCGGCCACCACCACGACGGACGGTCTCGTCGGCACGCTGCGGGAGTTGTCGGCCGATCCGGGCGTGCACGGCATCCTGCTCCAGCATCCGGTGGGCGACCACATCGACGAGCGGGCCGCGTTCGAGGCGATCGCGCCGGAGAAGGACGTGGACGGTGTCACCTTCGCCTCGTTCGCCACGATGAGCTTCGGACTGCCGGGCTTCGTCTCCTGCACGCCGGGCGGCATCGTGCGGTTGCTGGACGAGTACGGCGTCGACCCGGCCGGGAAGCGGGCCGTGGTGGTGGGCCGCAGCGCGATCCTCGGCAAGCCGGTGGGCATGCTGCTGCTGGCCCGGGACGCGACCGTGACGTACTGCCACTCGCGCACCCGGGACCTGTCGGCGGCGGTCCGCGAGGCCGACATCGTCGTGGCGGCGGTGGGCCGGCCGCGGCTGATCCGGGGGCAGGACGTCAAGCCGGGCGCGGTCGTGATCGACGCGGGCTACAACCCGGGGAACGTGGGCGACGTCGACTTCGACTCGGCCGTGGAGCGGGCCTCGCTGATCACGCCGGTGCCGGGCGGCGTCGGCCCGATGACGATCGCCACGCTGCTGGAGCAGACGGTGACGGCCGCGGCCCGGCAACTCGGGGCGTAG
- a CDS encoding alcohol dehydrogenase catalytic domain-containing protein produces the protein MSTYRVAQVTAPDGTFELAEREIRPPGPGLVRIAVEACGICHSDALFVGGGLPGVTFPEVPGHEIAGRIEELGEGTRERGWSVGDRVAVGWFGGSCGHCPPCRRGDFIVCTALKVPGWTYDGGFGERTTVPVDALARIPDTLSAADAGPLACAGVTTYNGLRRGPAEPGDLVAVLGLGGLGHLGVQYAVAMGFETVAIARGAEKADFARRLGAHHYVDSTAPVPVAEALGSLGGAKAVLATAGSSEAITATVDGLAPRGELTVIGATPEPLGISPVQLIMSGRVVRGHPSGTARDVEDTMAFSALHGIRPMTETVPLERAGEAYAKMLAGAARFRMVLTTG, from the coding sequence ATGAGTACCTACCGAGTCGCCCAGGTGACCGCCCCCGACGGCACCTTCGAACTCGCCGAGCGGGAGATCCGGCCGCCGGGACCCGGCCTGGTGCGGATCGCCGTGGAGGCGTGCGGGATCTGCCACAGCGACGCCCTCTTCGTCGGCGGCGGACTGCCGGGCGTGACCTTTCCCGAGGTCCCCGGGCACGAGATCGCCGGGCGGATCGAGGAACTGGGCGAGGGCACTCGGGAGCGCGGCTGGAGCGTCGGCGACCGGGTGGCCGTCGGCTGGTTCGGCGGCAGCTGCGGCCACTGCCCGCCCTGCCGCCGGGGCGACTTCATCGTGTGCACCGCCCTGAAGGTCCCCGGATGGACCTACGACGGCGGCTTCGGCGAGCGGACGACCGTACCCGTCGACGCCCTGGCCCGGATCCCCGACACGCTCTCCGCGGCCGACGCCGGGCCCCTGGCCTGCGCGGGCGTGACCACGTACAACGGGCTGCGGCGCGGTCCGGCCGAGCCGGGCGACCTGGTCGCGGTGCTCGGCCTCGGCGGCCTCGGCCACCTCGGCGTGCAGTACGCGGTGGCGATGGGCTTCGAGACCGTGGCGATCGCCCGGGGCGCCGAGAAGGCCGACTTCGCCCGGCGGCTCGGCGCCCACCACTACGTCGACAGCACGGCACCGGTCCCGGTGGCCGAGGCGCTGGGCTCCCTCGGCGGAGCGAAGGCCGTACTGGCCACCGCCGGCAGCTCCGAGGCCATCACGGCGACCGTGGACGGCCTGGCCCCGCGCGGCGAACTGACCGTCATCGGCGCCACCCCGGAGCCGCTGGGCATCAGCCCGGTGCAACTGATCATGAGCGGGCGGGTCGTCCGCGGACATCCCTCCGGCACCGCGCGGGACGTCGAGGACACCATGGCCTTCAGCGCCCTGCACGGCATCCGCCCGATGACCGAGACGGTGCCGCTGGAGCGGGCCGGGGAGGCGTACGCCAAGATGCTCGCCGGCGCCGCCCGCTTCCGCATGGTGCTCACCACCGGCTGA
- a CDS encoding SDR family oxidoreductase, whose protein sequence is MPPTVVITGASAGIGRATARLYARRGADVVLVARGEGGLEMAADEVAALGGRPLTHVADASDAAQLEAAAEAAEQAFGPIDIWINCAFSTVFAPFEEITAEEFERVTQVTYLGFVNGTRTALKRMLPRDRGTIVQVGSALGERSIPLQSAYCGAKHAINGFTSSLRTELLHRGSNVHVTIAQMPAVNTPQFQWVRSRLSKHPMPVPPIYQPEVAARGVLYAADHPRRKQYYVGASTVATIWANRLVPALLDRYLARTGFDSQQTDSVPPAHLDNLFEPVDRTPADDQGAHGAFDDTSHTRSWQETLVRHPAATALGAGAAVLGTTLGVRRLTGRAA, encoded by the coding sequence ATGCCTCCCACCGTCGTCATCACCGGCGCCAGCGCCGGCATCGGCCGCGCCACCGCCCGCCTGTACGCCCGGCGCGGCGCCGACGTCGTCCTGGTCGCGCGCGGCGAGGGCGGCCTGGAGATGGCGGCCGACGAGGTCGCGGCGCTCGGCGGCCGGCCCCTGACGCATGTGGCCGACGCGTCCGACGCGGCGCAGCTGGAGGCCGCCGCCGAGGCCGCGGAGCAGGCGTTCGGGCCCATCGACATCTGGATCAACTGCGCGTTCTCCACGGTGTTCGCGCCGTTCGAGGAGATCACCGCCGAGGAGTTCGAACGGGTCACCCAGGTGACCTACCTCGGCTTCGTCAACGGCACCCGCACCGCCCTGAAGCGCATGCTGCCGCGCGACCGGGGCACGATCGTGCAGGTCGGCTCCGCGCTCGGCGAGCGGTCCATCCCGCTCCAGTCGGCGTACTGCGGGGCCAAGCACGCCATCAACGGCTTCACCTCCTCCCTGCGCACCGAACTGCTGCACCGCGGCAGCAACGTGCACGTCACCATCGCCCAGATGCCCGCCGTCAACACCCCCCAGTTCCAGTGGGTCCGCTCCCGGCTGTCCAAGCACCCCATGCCGGTCCCGCCGATCTACCAGCCCGAGGTGGCCGCCCGGGGCGTGCTGTACGCGGCCGACCACCCGCGCCGCAAGCAGTACTACGTCGGCGCCTCCACCGTCGCCACCATCTGGGCCAACCGGCTCGTCCCGGCGCTGCTCGACCGCTATCTGGCCCGCACCGGCTTCGACTCCCAGCAGACCGACAGCGTCCCGCCGGCCCACCTGGACAACCTCTTCGAGCCGGTCGACCGCACCCCCGCCGACGACCAGGGCGCGCACGGCGCCTTCGACGACACCTCGCACACCCGCTCCTGGCAGGAGACCCTGGTCCGGCACCCCGCCGCCACCGCCCTCGGCGCCGGCGCCGCCGTGCTCGGCACCACACTCGGCGTGCGCCGCCTCACCGGACGAGCGGCCTAG
- a CDS encoding GNAT family protein — protein MAGRDRRGAGPRPAGRLGLGGVDLAGGGAELVHWLLPPSRGAGLAVTAARRLTRWALDDLGPHRLRLCHSTADPASCRVAERSGFRYEGTQRSALLHADG, from the coding sequence GTGGCGGGCCGAGACCGGCGCGGTGCGGGCCCTCGCCCGGCCGGACGCCTCGGCCTGGGCGGCGTCGACCTCGCGGGCGGCGGCGCCGAACTCGTCCACTGGCTGCTGCCCCCGTCCCGCGGCGCCGGCCTCGCCGTCACGGCGGCCCGCCGGCTGACCCGATGGGCCCTGGACGACCTGGGCCCGCACCGGCTGCGACTGTGCCACTCCACGGCCGACCCCGCGTCCTGCCGCGTCGCGGAGCGCTCCGGTTTCCGCTACGAGGGCACCCAGCGCAGCGCCCTCCTGCACGCGGACGGCTGA
- a CDS encoding TetR/AcrR family transcriptional regulator → MGGRLRAPTGRYGGRSAEERQAERRRRFLDAALRLFGDTPGYRGTTVAALSQAAGLSTRQFYEEFRTLEDVLAALHLQVNAWAEQAVLDALAEADADGSALADRVTTLFRAYARDITSDPRRIRIAFMEIIGVSPRLEEQRLARRARWVDLIRAEADAAVARGQAAPRDYRLAATAFIGSVNGLLHDWTAGWVDATLDEVVDELVRLLLGMLRPEGWRPGSG, encoded by the coding sequence TTGGGCGGCAGGCTCAGAGCGCCGACGGGACGCTACGGCGGCCGGTCCGCCGAGGAACGGCAGGCCGAGCGGCGCCGCCGCTTCCTCGACGCGGCGCTGCGCCTGTTCGGCGACACCCCCGGCTACCGCGGCACCACCGTCGCCGCCCTCAGCCAGGCCGCCGGCCTGTCCACCCGCCAGTTCTACGAGGAGTTCCGCACCCTGGAGGACGTCCTGGCCGCACTGCACCTCCAGGTCAACGCCTGGGCCGAACAGGCCGTCCTGGACGCGCTCGCCGAAGCCGACGCCGACGGCTCGGCGCTGGCCGACCGCGTCACCACCCTCTTCCGGGCCTACGCCCGCGACATCACCTCCGACCCGCGCCGCATCCGGATCGCCTTCATGGAGATCATCGGAGTCAGCCCCCGCCTGGAGGAGCAGCGCCTGGCCCGCCGCGCCCGCTGGGTCGACCTCATCCGTGCCGAGGCGGACGCGGCCGTGGCCCGCGGACAGGCGGCGCCGCGCGACTACCGCCTGGCGGCCACCGCCTTCATCGGCAGCGTCAACGGGCTGCTGCACGACTGGACGGCCGGCTGGGTGGACGCCACGCTCGACGAGGTGGTGGACGAACTGGTCCGGCTGCTGCTGGGCATGCTCCGGCCGGAGGGCTGGCGCCCCGGTTCCGGCTGA
- a CDS encoding glycosyltransferase, whose product MTAGSRGDAAPYTGLGHRLALAGHDVTLVTHGRFEPLVAGSGVRFHPLPVDPRAELESPRGRGLHRSASGPGKLLRVVELARHVVGRMTEDLLDAARDSDVLLLSASVAPLGHTIAEGLRLPSLGVYLQPLTATREFAPPMLGGGAWGGAVNRLAGHGVGLAVEHVFSGAVPALRARLGLPRLGTGAARRSRERRHWPVHHGFSPLVVPRPADWRAGLEVGGYWWPYDTEERLPEDVREFIEAGPPPVFVGLGSATVPDAGRLSARVVTALRRAGLRGVIQRGWGGLAADGDDMLTIGEVPHSLLFPRMAAVVHHAGAGTTAAGLRAGVPAVLVPVQFDAGFWSARLVALGVAPAVVPLRRLSADALASALSRAARDPAYRRRAESLGARIRGEDGTAPVLAALERLAG is encoded by the coding sequence ATGACGGCGGGTTCCCGGGGCGACGCCGCCCCGTACACCGGGCTCGGGCACCGGCTCGCGCTGGCCGGGCACGACGTCACGCTGGTCACCCACGGCCGCTTCGAGCCGCTGGTGGCGGGGTCGGGGGTGCGGTTCCACCCGCTGCCGGTGGATCCGCGGGCGGAACTGGAGTCCCCGCGCGGCCGGGGCCTGCACCGCAGCGCCAGCGGGCCCGGGAAGCTGCTGCGCGTGGTGGAGCTGGCCCGGCACGTGGTGGGACGGATGACCGAGGATTTGCTCGACGCGGCGCGGGACAGTGACGTGCTGCTGCTGTCCGCCTCGGTGGCCCCGCTCGGGCACACCATCGCCGAGGGACTGCGGCTGCCCAGCCTGGGCGTGTATCTGCAACCGCTCACGGCCACGCGGGAGTTCGCTCCGCCGATGCTCGGCGGCGGGGCCTGGGGCGGGGCGGTGAACCGGCTCGCCGGGCACGGGGTGGGCCTCGCCGTGGAGCATGTCTTCTCCGGTGCCGTGCCGGCCCTGCGCGCGCGGCTCGGCCTGCCCCGGCTGGGCACCGGTGCCGCGCGGCGGTCCCGGGAGCGGCGGCACTGGCCGGTGCACCACGGCTTCAGTCCCTTGGTGGTGCCCCGGCCCGCCGACTGGCGGGCGGGCCTGGAGGTGGGCGGCTACTGGTGGCCGTACGACACCGAGGAGCGACTTCCCGAGGACGTACGGGAGTTCATCGAGGCCGGGCCGCCGCCGGTGTTCGTCGGGCTGGGCAGTGCCACCGTGCCGGACGCCGGGCGGCTGAGTGCGCGGGTGGTGACCGCGCTCAGGCGGGCCGGGCTGCGCGGGGTGATCCAGCGCGGCTGGGGCGGGCTGGCGGCCGACGGGGACGACATGCTGACCATCGGCGAGGTGCCGCACTCGCTGCTGTTTCCGCGCATGGCCGCCGTGGTCCATCACGCGGGCGCGGGCACCACGGCGGCGGGGCTGCGCGCCGGGGTGCCGGCGGTCTTGGTGCCGGTGCAGTTCGACGCCGGGTTCTGGTCCGCCCGGCTGGTGGCGCTGGGGGTCGCCCCGGCCGTCGTACCGCTGCGCCGGCTGAGCGCGGACGCGCTGGCCTCGGCGCTGTCCCGGGCCGCCCGGGACCCGGCGTACCGGCGCCGCGCCGAGTCCCTGGGCGCCCGGATCCGGGGCGAGGACGGCACGGCCCCGGTGCTGGCCGCCCTGGAGCGGCTCGCCGGCTGA
- a CDS encoding YncE family protein translates to MAASRTRHLCSMAVALALAVAGPAAAASARSAAPDGLREVLFVGNNWDGTADVIRSSGDYAKVGRISVVPDKAARMAEINADPIKWIYFQAIRNSVGEGHDQFADDMYSTPDGRSVVVSRPSFADVVSIDLATGAVNWRFPVAGYRADHMAVSPDGTRVAVSASTADTVHVLDIATGRQLGSFKTGAKPHENVFTKDGKYLWNMSIGDVNTDLDGPGWDWTKGDRHITVVDATTFQQVKVIDMRQRLDAFGLKDFSDAVRPAVFSPDESKLYFQVSFFNGFFEYDVATDKITRMKTLPKNPATSEDRTTWVNDSRHHGISMNPQGTKLCVAGTMDDYATVVDRASLQEGPLVPAAKPYWATVSGDGKDCVVSESGADQVTAIDFATGRKVTSIPVGDHPQRVRLGRVRADWTGPNGG, encoded by the coding sequence ATGGCTGCCTCCAGAACCAGGCACCTGTGCTCCATGGCCGTCGCCCTCGCCCTGGCCGTCGCCGGGCCGGCGGCCGCCGCCTCCGCGCGTTCCGCCGCTCCCGACGGCCTGCGCGAGGTGCTCTTCGTCGGCAACAACTGGGACGGCACCGCCGATGTGATCCGGTCCTCCGGCGACTACGCGAAGGTCGGCCGGATCAGCGTCGTCCCGGACAAGGCCGCGCGGATGGCGGAGATCAACGCGGACCCGATCAAGTGGATCTACTTCCAGGCGATCCGCAACAGCGTCGGCGAAGGGCACGACCAGTTCGCCGACGACATGTACTCCACCCCGGACGGCCGGTCGGTGGTGGTGTCCCGGCCGAGCTTCGCGGACGTGGTCTCCATCGATCTGGCCACCGGCGCGGTCAACTGGCGGTTCCCGGTGGCCGGTTACCGCGCCGACCACATGGCGGTCTCCCCGGACGGCACCCGGGTGGCGGTCTCCGCGTCCACCGCCGACACCGTGCATGTGCTCGACATCGCCACCGGCCGGCAACTGGGGTCGTTCAAGACCGGCGCCAAGCCGCACGAGAACGTCTTCACCAAGGACGGCAAGTACCTCTGGAACATGTCCATCGGCGACGTCAACACCGACCTGGACGGGCCCGGCTGGGACTGGACCAAGGGCGACCGGCACATCACGGTCGTGGACGCCACGACGTTCCAGCAGGTCAAGGTCATCGACATGCGGCAGCGGCTGGACGCGTTCGGCCTGAAGGACTTCTCCGACGCGGTCCGCCCGGCCGTGTTCTCCCCCGACGAGTCCAAGCTCTACTTCCAGGTGTCGTTCTTCAACGGCTTCTTCGAGTACGACGTCGCCACCGACAAGATCACCCGGATGAAGACGCTGCCGAAGAACCCGGCGACCAGCGAGGACCGCACCACCTGGGTCAACGACTCGCGCCACCACGGGATCTCGATGAACCCCCAGGGCACCAAGCTGTGCGTCGCGGGCACCATGGACGACTACGCGACCGTGGTCGACCGGGCCTCGCTCCAGGAGGGACCGCTGGTACCGGCCGCCAAGCCGTACTGGGCGACGGTCAGCGGGGACGGCAAGGACTGTGTCGTCTCCGAGAGCGGCGCCGACCAGGTGACGGCGATCGACTTCGCCACCGGCCGGAAGGTGACCTCGATCCCCGTCGGCGACCATCCGCAGCGCGTCCGGCTGGGTCGTGTGCGGGCCGACTGGACCGGCCCGAACGGCGGCTGA
- a CDS encoding metallophosphoesterase has translation MRLLLMSDTHLPKRAKRLPEQLLGELPHADVVLHAGDWVDTATLDLLESRSRRLIGVYGNNDGAELRARLPEVARAELGGLRFGVVHETGPAQGREARCAARFPDLDVLVFGHSHIPWDTTAPGGLRLLNPGSPTDRRRQPHCTYLTATAAGGTLTDVTLHRLPRR, from the coding sequence GTGCGCCTCCTGCTCATGTCCGACACCCACCTGCCCAAGCGGGCCAAGCGGCTCCCGGAGCAGCTGCTCGGCGAACTCCCGCACGCGGACGTCGTCCTGCACGCCGGCGACTGGGTCGACACCGCCACCCTGGACCTGCTGGAGAGCCGCAGCCGCCGGCTGATCGGCGTGTACGGCAACAACGACGGCGCCGAGCTGCGCGCCCGGCTGCCCGAGGTGGCCCGTGCCGAACTGGGCGGCCTGCGCTTCGGCGTGGTCCACGAGACCGGCCCCGCCCAAGGGCGCGAGGCCCGCTGCGCGGCCCGCTTCCCGGACCTGGACGTCCTGGTCTTCGGGCACAGCCACATCCCGTGGGACACCACCGCCCCCGGCGGCCTGCGCCTGCTCAACCCCGGCTCCCCGACCGACCGCCGCCGCCAGCCGCACTGCACCTACCTGACGGCGACGGCGGCCGGCGGGACGCTCACGGACGTGACCCTGCACCGGCTGCCCCGGCGGTAG